A single Candidatus Methylacidiphilales bacterium DNA region contains:
- a CDS encoding site-specific integrase, with amino-acid sequence MTAEQFITYLKGKGAKPNTIAGYKGDIQHFLDFAAHHENFISDKDEYFRIVEDYINFLKQGHYAESSIARKIYSLIRYSEFIGYDEAKNILKPIRRPAVKAKRIKENDFEYLVEQLKKNDDFMSTAILLIILLINRLRIKASQVINIYDISENEQSYVVKIVENDQVYYYNINKPDELFEKSLAKYVAKKADVVGNHTQTFFVAKNGNPLSRQVIWRHMRNIADKVGIPLRITMFK; translated from the coding sequence ATGACAGCCGAGCAGTTCATAACATATCTCAAAGGAAAGGGCGCCAAGCCCAATACCATTGCTGGGTATAAAGGTGATATCCAGCATTTTTTGGATTTTGCCGCACATCACGAAAATTTCATATCCGATAAGGATGAGTACTTCCGGATAGTAGAGGATTATATCAACTTTTTAAAACAAGGCCATTATGCCGAAAGTTCGATTGCTCGTAAAATATATAGCCTCATTCGTTATAGCGAATTTATCGGCTATGACGAGGCCAAAAATATCCTTAAACCAATTAGAAGACCTGCGGTAAAAGCAAAACGAATTAAAGAAAATGATTTCGAATACTTGGTTGAGCAATTAAAGAAAAACGACGATTTCATGTCAACTGCTATATTGTTGATTATTTTGCTCATTAACCGTCTAAGAATAAAGGCATCACAGGTTATCAATATTTACGATATTTCAGAGAACGAGCAATCATATGTTGTTAAAATAGTGGAAAATGACCAAGTTTATTATTATAACATCAATAAACCAGATGAATTATTTGAGAAGAGCCTGGCAAAATATGTAGCTAAGAAAGCTGATGTCGTTGGCAATCACACTCAGACTTTCTTCGTCGCTAAGAATGGGAACCCGTTATCAAGACAGGTGATTTGGCGGCATATGCGTAATATAGCTGATAAGGTCGGTATACCTTTAAGAATTACTATGTTTAAGTAA